A genomic window from Alkalihalobacillus sp. AL-G includes:
- a CDS encoding GNAT family N-acetyltransferase, giving the protein MNQIVDQIRIVEYDPSYAAAVAEMWNNSRDGWGGGNSIQTEEQVLKQEANSTNLHLYLALDGEKVVGYCSLGEYREDEGALYIPLLNVRGDYHGKKIGKMLLLKALERSIEMKWPRLDLYTWPGNTKAVPLYKKCGFFWEERDDATHLMNFMPTVLHTEAVQDFFKDLNWYEASTRTIEVKPDGNKENDFHYYEYSWSNEGRLLKMEFERFGRGLRSIETDDYQITATIEDFKLVFGSEYKIRYHIKNKTGNPLTISFQGQDNSNIRFSFGKAVEVDEETTVEAPFFVGKVEEEQSIWRTHPTVNTTVKINGKQASFKVGLMPKFPANVECHITDNLTFVGKTASLYVDIVNNYKEEVAFSFSLPESDLMQLDRNKVEVTLEPKSRCSVPIRYTLKKHGFYSPEIKVTATKQDGSSVTFTKKIAVAFKGIGAGFTGESEDMYHVYNGQYHMWLEKFDNWLIPGKEKTDDQDSAFIYPKLGKPFSEEFSKIRAERVEFFEGARSVGYKATYQSKAFPEVKLNAVAKLYSEGLIELHYEVENIGEDALAEELWLNNPIFHNLERAVIPYENKLVEMKDSIGTFHEYWKGDSVTENWIFSRDSDNPRGICWSSYDKINFGGWFVYFEHRIGRLKGKESVKTNPVFMTIGAFQDWHSFREFARQQSVEKEPLTDHLAFEVNGDNPFVFKKQSIPVRVTDYKASYFNGTIDIRLDDTILKTEKFTKEDTVKTKEFSVEVEGGRDTGILSSHIILDSIAIREDSLFIKKGSESVRYETGEKEGISTYSCSNGPLEISVAPDYYPSLFSLKANGREWLDSSFPKVHPKSWWNPWPGGIGNSLRKVSPNSILKEKRHTEFATVYDTKGNKWEGLKVVVKLREHEKYKGFEFHQYFLLLPGSPVLCQTTEIIQNAGRFMDMKNWDTYCFFNPSDDSSNAWGNFQNVTGEWQKVYGGKGEQEIRVGRNVVFGADDHEERLQIISDMNEARLESYINKEVMMLSLQSKLNIEHGRRFFTTPVFFKVGTEVVEDRALDSLKSIRF; this is encoded by the coding sequence ATGAATCAAATAGTAGATCAAATTAGAATTGTAGAATACGATCCTAGCTATGCTGCCGCTGTAGCAGAAATGTGGAACAACAGCCGTGATGGCTGGGGTGGAGGGAATTCCATCCAAACCGAAGAGCAAGTGTTGAAGCAAGAGGCAAATTCGACGAACCTTCATTTATACTTGGCGTTAGACGGTGAAAAAGTAGTCGGCTATTGCAGTCTGGGAGAATATCGTGAGGACGAAGGTGCCCTCTATATTCCTTTACTTAATGTCCGAGGCGATTATCATGGAAAAAAGATCGGGAAAATGCTCCTTTTAAAAGCACTAGAACGATCGATCGAGATGAAATGGCCTCGTCTTGACCTATACACATGGCCTGGCAATACGAAAGCCGTTCCATTATATAAAAAATGCGGATTCTTTTGGGAAGAACGCGATGATGCAACCCACTTGATGAATTTCATGCCAACGGTCTTACATACTGAAGCGGTTCAAGACTTTTTTAAGGATTTGAATTGGTATGAAGCGAGCACAAGAACAATTGAAGTAAAACCGGACGGAAACAAAGAAAATGATTTCCATTATTATGAGTATTCTTGGTCCAACGAAGGCCGATTACTGAAAATGGAGTTTGAACGGTTCGGAAGAGGTCTCCGTTCGATTGAGACAGACGATTACCAAATTACTGCAACGATCGAAGACTTTAAACTCGTATTCGGCTCAGAATATAAGATTCGTTATCACATCAAAAACAAGACAGGGAATCCGCTGACGATTTCCTTTCAAGGTCAAGATAATAGTAACATCCGATTCTCGTTTGGAAAAGCGGTCGAGGTCGACGAGGAAACGACAGTCGAGGCTCCGTTTTTCGTCGGGAAGGTGGAGGAAGAACAGAGCATTTGGAGAACGCATCCGACCGTCAATACAACGGTGAAAATCAATGGGAAACAAGCGTCGTTCAAGGTTGGCCTGATGCCGAAATTCCCAGCAAATGTAGAGTGTCATATTACGGATAACCTGACGTTCGTCGGTAAAACCGCATCACTCTATGTTGACATCGTAAACAATTACAAAGAGGAAGTTGCCTTTTCGTTTTCACTTCCAGAAAGTGATTTGATGCAGCTCGACCGAAACAAGGTCGAGGTTACACTGGAACCGAAATCAAGATGCTCCGTGCCAATTCGATATACGTTGAAAAAGCACGGATTTTACAGTCCGGAAATCAAGGTGACGGCAACGAAACAAGATGGTTCTTCGGTGACCTTTACAAAGAAAATCGCTGTCGCTTTTAAAGGGATCGGTGCTGGTTTTACCGGTGAAAGTGAGGATATGTATCACGTCTATAATGGACAATACCATATGTGGTTGGAGAAGTTCGACAACTGGTTGATTCCAGGCAAGGAAAAGACGGATGACCAGGATTCAGCTTTCATTTATCCGAAGCTAGGCAAGCCTTTTTCTGAAGAGTTTTCAAAAATCCGAGCAGAACGTGTCGAGTTTTTCGAGGGTGCACGTTCGGTTGGCTACAAGGCGACGTATCAGTCAAAAGCATTTCCGGAAGTGAAACTAAATGCAGTTGCGAAGCTATACAGCGAGGGGCTCATCGAACTTCATTATGAGGTGGAGAACATCGGTGAGGATGCATTGGCGGAAGAGCTCTGGCTCAATAATCCGATCTTTCATAACCTTGAGCGAGCAGTCATTCCGTACGAAAACAAGCTCGTGGAAATGAAGGATTCGATCGGTACGTTCCACGAATATTGGAAAGGCGATTCGGTTACGGAAAACTGGATCTTTTCCCGGGATTCCGACAATCCTCGTGGAATCTGTTGGTCCTCTTATGACAAAATCAATTTCGGTGGCTGGTTCGTCTACTTCGAACACCGAATCGGTAGATTGAAAGGTAAGGAATCGGTCAAAACGAATCCAGTATTCATGACCATCGGCGCATTCCAGGACTGGCATTCATTCCGGGAATTTGCACGGCAACAATCGGTTGAAAAGGAACCGTTGACCGACCATCTCGCGTTTGAAGTTAATGGAGACAATCCGTTTGTATTTAAAAAGCAATCGATCCCTGTTCGTGTCACTGATTACAAGGCTTCTTATTTTAATGGAACGATCGATATACGTCTAGACGACACGATTTTAAAGACCGAGAAATTCACAAAAGAGGATACGGTAAAAACGAAGGAATTTTCAGTAGAAGTAGAGGGCGGACGGGATACCGGAATCCTATCTTCACATATAATCTTGGACTCTATTGCAATTCGAGAAGATTCTCTTTTTATAAAAAAGGGTAGTGAATCGGTTCGTTATGAAACTGGTGAAAAAGAGGGGATCAGCACCTACTCATGCAGCAATGGTCCGTTGGAAATTTCCGTTGCCCCTGACTATTACCCTAGTTTATTCTCATTGAAGGCGAACGGTCGCGAATGGCTGGACTCCTCCTTTCCGAAGGTACACCCGAAATCATGGTGGAATCCGTGGCCAGGTGGAATTGGAAATTCCCTTCGTAAAGTGAGTCCGAATTCGATATTGAAGGAAAAACGGCATACAGAGTTCGCGACCGTCTACGATACGAAAGGGAACAAGTGGGAAGGGTTGAAGGTCGTCGTCAAATTGCGTGAACATGAAAAATACAAAGGGTTCGAATTCCATCAATATTTCTTGCTTTTACCTGGTTCACCTGTCCTATGCCAAACGACAGAAATCATCCAAAACGCAGGAAGGTTCATGGATATGAAGAACTGGGACACGTATTGTTTCTTTAATCCGAGTGACGATTCCTCGAATGCGTGGGGGAATTTCCAGAACGTGACCGGTGAGTGGCAAAAGGTTTATGGCGGTAAAGGAGAGCAAGAGATAAGAGTAGGTCGCAATGTCGTTTTTGGAGCGGATGATCACGAGGAAAGACTTCAAATCATCTCGGATATGAATGAAGCAAGGCTCGAGTCCTACATCAATAAAGAAGTGATGATGTTATCTCTCCAATCGAAGCTAAACATTGAACATGGAAGGAGATTTTTTACTACACCAGTCTTTTTCAAGGTTGGCACGGAGGTTGTCGAGGATCGTGCCCTCGATAGCTTGAAATCCATCCGATTTTAA
- a CDS encoding PaaI family thioesterase, with translation MFIQQPFDQFLDLEYERINESRVKVNLPIKPLYINSLGVVHGGIISTLADVAMCNTIEPDEENQQKVVTVDLNVTFLKGAREQKHLIAFADLIKRGRTLSHAECLIYDEADNLIAKAKTTLFNN, from the coding sequence GTGTTCATACAACAACCATTTGACCAATTTTTAGATTTGGAATACGAGAGAATTAATGAAAGCCGAGTGAAAGTAAATTTACCGATCAAGCCATTATATATAAACAGCCTTGGGGTTGTCCATGGTGGTATCATTTCTACACTCGCTGATGTTGCGATGTGCAATACGATAGAACCTGATGAAGAGAACCAACAGAAGGTAGTCACGGTCGACTTGAATGTAACGTTTTTAAAAGGTGCAAGAGAACAAAAGCACTTAATTGCATTTGCCGATTTAATAAAGAGAGGAAGAACTCTTTCACATGCAGAATGTCTGATTTATGATGAAGCAGATAATTTGATTGCAAAAGCGAAAACAACTCTTTTTAATAACTGA
- a CDS encoding MFS transporter, which yields MHYGWIVVWLTFFAVLLAAGIRSITGVIMIPLEQEFEWSRSAISFAFAINLTLYGFSGPFIAAGLERAGIRKTMVYAMLLLVFGLIVSLFMFEIWQLHLIWGIIIGIGCGVFLTVLSATVANNWFEKRRGMVLGLLMAGTAAGQMLFLPLLAYLTEEYSWRAGLYVFIGLGALMIPIIAIWMKDKPSEKGLLPYGMIKQDVSPITTKRQNPVKAAFETLWTGARSVPFWLLSISFFICGLSTTGLIGTHFIPASTHNGIPEVQAASLFAFMGIFNIIGTMFSGWLSDRLDNRWLLFWYYGLRGLSLLALPFVLEDQSYLLLIGFAVFYGLDWIATVPPTIRLATDYFGKKRGAIIYGWVFAAHQVGAGVAAFLGGYFYEIFHGYTITFISAGALCIVATLFVLSIKKIPQADVKATVA from the coding sequence ATGCACTATGGATGGATTGTCGTTTGGCTTACATTTTTCGCGGTGCTCCTTGCAGCAGGCATTCGCTCGATAACTGGTGTGATTATGATCCCTTTGGAGCAAGAGTTTGAATGGAGTCGTTCTGCGATATCCTTTGCGTTTGCAATTAACCTGACACTATATGGCTTTTCCGGTCCGTTCATCGCGGCTGGATTGGAGAGGGCGGGGATCCGAAAAACGATGGTTTATGCAATGCTCCTGTTGGTGTTCGGATTGATCGTAAGTTTGTTTATGTTCGAGATTTGGCAACTTCATCTGATCTGGGGAATTATAATCGGAATTGGATGTGGGGTCTTTCTTACCGTTCTCTCTGCGACGGTTGCGAATAACTGGTTTGAAAAACGAAGGGGAATGGTGCTTGGTTTGCTTATGGCAGGTACGGCTGCAGGGCAGATGCTTTTCCTGCCGTTGCTTGCCTATTTAACGGAGGAATACTCATGGCGCGCAGGGCTGTATGTTTTTATCGGCTTGGGAGCACTAATGATACCGATCATAGCCATCTGGATGAAGGATAAGCCTTCAGAGAAAGGCCTGCTTCCTTATGGGATGATAAAACAAGACGTTAGTCCGATTACGACTAAACGACAGAACCCAGTAAAGGCAGCCTTCGAAACCTTATGGACTGGTGCTCGTTCTGTACCGTTTTGGTTACTATCAATTAGCTTTTTTATCTGTGGATTGTCAACTACAGGACTTATCGGTACGCATTTTATTCCAGCTTCGACTCACAATGGTATTCCTGAGGTACAGGCCGCCAGCTTGTTCGCATTCATGGGTATTTTTAATATTATCGGGACGATGTTTTCTGGTTGGTTGTCTGATCGGCTTGATAATCGTTGGCTCTTATTTTGGTATTATGGCCTGCGGGGATTATCTCTGTTAGCGCTACCGTTTGTGTTGGAGGACCAATCGTACCTATTGCTAATTGGTTTTGCAGTTTTCTACGGACTGGACTGGATTGCGACGGTTCCACCTACGATCCGATTAGCCACGGATTATTTCGGAAAAAAGCGTGGAGCAATTATATACGGATGGGTTTTCGCTGCTCATCAGGTGGGAGCAGGAGTTGCTGCATTTTTGGGCGGCTACTTCTATGAAATTTTCCATGGTTATACGATTACATTTATATCTGCAGGAGCACTATGTATCGTCGCTACACTGTTTGTACTCAGCATCAAGAAGATACCACAAGCCGATGTGAAGGCAACCGTAGCTTAG
- a CDS encoding UPF0158 family protein yields the protein MLIRVKLSDIFEGIDMQFDGYSTFLHTKTGTVLSVADDSLRTAEDGEPVDHLSKWQQEEHETAIDIIENDEDYVRLPNQYEIHEYEMIEDFCFTIQKKETRERLFKAIKCKGAFRRFKDTIQVLGIEDDWFTYRDDRYKQIAKEWCQENNINFIQ from the coding sequence ATGTTAATTCGAGTAAAACTAAGCGATATATTCGAAGGCATTGATATGCAATTTGACGGCTATAGTACATTCTTGCATACAAAAACAGGAACTGTCCTGTCTGTTGCTGACGATAGTCTTAGAACCGCTGAAGATGGAGAACCAGTAGATCATTTATCCAAGTGGCAACAGGAGGAACATGAAACTGCTATTGATATTATAGAGAATGATGAAGATTACGTAAGATTACCAAATCAATATGAGATCCATGAATATGAAATGATAGAGGACTTTTGTTTTACCATTCAAAAAAAAGAAACACGTGAAAGATTGTTTAAAGCAATAAAATGTAAGGGTGCCTTTAGAAGATTCAAAGATACGATACAAGTTTTGGGAATTGAAGATGATTGGTTCACATACCGCGATGATCGGTATAAACAAATAGCAAAAGAATGGTGCCAAGAAAATAACATAAATTTTATACAATAA
- a CDS encoding RDD family protein, whose product MENHTQLATRTSRVFAFLIDHVIISFIIVIPFVFYMMNQDNSESGIVLTVFWIAMFFAFIFYSLKDVVKGVSIGKWIFGLGVRDEDNLKTIPPLTKLILRNLTIVIWPIEFVVLAARSNKQRLGDRLAKTAVVKVREVSAIKKIIAVLLTIILLAVIMFVSIAFMFKGTDSYQTAENYIEDSSQIIRETGGIEGFGFLPAGSIQITNGYGEAYFTIKVKGEEKDIYVDIYLTKKPRNEWDVQEIHYSD is encoded by the coding sequence GTGGAGAATCATACACAACTCGCTACGAGAACAAGTCGAGTCTTTGCTTTTTTGATTGATCACGTCATTATATCTTTTATTATCGTTATTCCTTTTGTGTTTTATATGATGAATCAGGATAATAGCGAATCTGGAATAGTATTGACAGTTTTTTGGATAGCAATGTTTTTTGCTTTTATTTTTTATTCATTGAAAGATGTAGTTAAAGGGGTAAGTATAGGGAAGTGGATTTTCGGATTAGGCGTTCGGGATGAAGATAATTTAAAAACCATTCCACCGCTAACAAAGTTAATTTTAAGAAATTTGACTATAGTTATATGGCCGATTGAATTTGTCGTATTAGCGGCTAGGAGCAATAAACAGAGATTAGGAGATAGACTAGCTAAAACAGCTGTTGTAAAAGTAAGAGAAGTGAGCGCTATTAAAAAGATTATTGCAGTGTTATTAACCATCATTTTATTAGCGGTAATCATGTTTGTTTCGATTGCGTTCATGTTTAAAGGAACAGATTCCTATCAAACGGCAGAAAACTACATAGAAGATAGTAGTCAGATTATAAGGGAAACAGGTGGAATAGAAGGGTTTGGATTTTTACCAGCTGGTAGTATTCAAATAACCAACGGATATGGTGAAGCATATTTTACGATCAAAGTAAAAGGTGAAGAAAAAGATATTTATGTAGACATTTATTTAACGAAAAAACCAAGAAACGAATGGGATGTTCAAGAGATTCATTACTCTGATTAA
- a CDS encoding DUF3888 domain-containing protein translates to MLFLLETIETAVHDYYSKLLYDNPLVYPIDVLKMKRVGRFRTFHFMITLEVTPVVGPYISVGKDRLTMIQSRSI, encoded by the coding sequence ATGCTTTTTCTTCTTGAGACTATCGAGACGGCCGTCCACGACTATTATTCTAAATTGTTGTATGATAACCCATTGGTATATCCAATCGATGTCCTAAAAATGAAGAGGGTAGGCAGATTCAGGACCTTTCATTTTATGATCACGCTTGAAGTAACTCCAGTTGTTGGACCGTATATATCTGTTGGGAAAGACCGTTTGACTATGATCCAGTCAAGGTCG